In Balneolales bacterium ANBcel1, one genomic interval encodes:
- a CDS encoding AtpZ/AtpI family protein yields the protein MPTHNLAKYGEYIALGAHIAASMIVPVVLGIYIDGKLDTSPWGVVIGALAGFAGLISIVVKLALQTGKTNYPEKKQNPKND from the coding sequence ATGCCAACTCACAATCTTGCCAAATACGGTGAATACATCGCTCTGGGCGCGCATATCGCCGCTTCCATGATTGTGCCGGTCGTACTCGGTATCTACATCGACGGCAAACTCGACACATCCCCCTGGGGGGTAGTCATCGGCGCGCTCGCCGGCTTTGCAGGTCTGATCTCCATCGTAGTAAAACTGGCCCTGCAAACCGGGAAAACAAATTATCCTGAAAAGAAACAAAACCCGAAAAATGATTAA
- a CDS encoding polymer-forming cytoskeletal protein, translated as MKQDNPGQPNVNMIGSGTVITGSLKTKSDLRISGTVEGEIFAESKCILSESGKIKGDLRTKEADIAGTVEGEIIVGNRLVLRSTARVSGDITTKMLMVEEGARIDGACRMSDQVDLTKPGIGGKEVVSGNNVSQTKAGVKDGSGN; from the coding sequence ATGAAACAAGACAATCCGGGTCAGCCTAACGTAAACATGATCGGCAGCGGAACCGTCATCACCGGCTCATTGAAGACCAAAAGCGACCTCCGAATATCAGGCACGGTAGAAGGTGAGATTTTTGCCGAGAGCAAATGTATTCTCTCCGAGTCCGGGAAAATCAAAGGTGATCTCAGAACCAAGGAAGCCGATATTGCCGGTACGGTGGAGGGTGAAATTATTGTCGGTAACCGACTTGTATTACGCAGCACAGCCAGGGTCTCGGGTGACATCACAACAAAAATGCTGATGGTGGAAGAAGGGGCCCGGATTGACGGCGCCTGCCGGATGAGTGACCAGGTTGACCTTACGAAACCGGGTATTGGTGGAAAAGAAGTAGTATCGGGCAATAATGTTTCACAAACGAAGGCCGGGGTCAAAGACGGTTCCGGCAACTGA